CCTCCCTGCGTATACCAAGGAGCAGTTTTAAGGAAAACTGATTAGTTGAGACATTTGTACATAACCTCAGTTCGGGGGGGTTGTGTTTCATACAGGCCGAAGGTGAGGTGGCAGCTCTGAACAGACGTATCCAGCTAGTGGAAGAGGAGTTGGATCGTGCCCAGGAACGGCTGGCCACAGCCTTGCAGAAACTGGAGGAGGCTGAGAAAGCGGCAGATGAGAGCGAGAggtacatttccttttttttttttggggggggggggggggtaaaaaatGGAATGTATATGCATCTGCATGTGCTAATGTGGATTGCGGGTCAGACACTCAGAACTTTTTTATAAGTTTGAATGAGTAATTCTGGTAGCCTTGAAGAACATGTGTGGTCATAATGAGCCACTTTCTGGTTACAAATACTGAATTCCACTTTAGGACCTTTGAGATAAAAGTGCTTCTACATTAAACACACTCACTTTGACTTCTGCAGAGGAATGAAGGTTATCGAGAACAGAGCAatgaaagatgaagagaaaatggaaattcaGGAAATGCAACTGAAGGAGGCTAAGCATATTGCTGAAGAAGCTGACCGCAAATATGAAGAGGTAAAAGGGACAAGGAAATGATTAAAAATAGGGGAGAACCGTGAACAAGTTCCTTACTCTTGTTCAGTCATTTTTGTACGCTTTTCGCTGTGGGATGGTTCAACTTCAGAACGTTCCCAAAAAGGAGTAATTCTAATAGTGACTTTGCAGCATCCTAAATATTTAATGctaaaaacactgcaaaatctAACTTGCTTGGGGAAAACACCTGTGATGTCTGTGCGTGTGTATTTTAATCTAATTCCATCAGTCGGAAAGCACAAGCATAGTGCTCTGAGAGAAGTGTCTACAAAGTTACAAACTGGCTTGATACAGCTGTTTTCTCTTTACAGGTTGCCCGTAAATTGGTTATTTTGGAGGGTGAACTGGAAAGAGCCGAAGAGCGCGCAGAGGTGTCTGAAGTGTGAGTAACTTCACGTGCACGGAAGCAGTCAGGGTACAGTAGAGGTCAAAGCTGTATTTAATTAGAGAAATCTACTACTGGTGGGCAGGCATGGGGTATATGTGGAAAAGCTTTTTTTACCCTGTATACCCAATTTTCTCCTTTCAGACTATAATTACTTCATCCCTTGTTTAAGTCACAACAGGGACAGCAGTaatttatgcttttgtttttccctacAGTAAATGTAGCGACCTTGAAGAGGAGTTAAAGAATGTCACTAACAACCTGAAGTCCTTGGAAGCTCAATCTGAAAAGGTTGGTTCTTTCTGTAAACTAAGGGATAGGGGCAAAGTCAAAACTTGCAAATCAAATTCCTAGAAATAAtccagaaatacaaagaaagtgAAAGGGTTTAGCTGGGTGTAACAGAGAGCGTTGATGAGGCTGAATCAGTTCTGCCCAAACCCAAGTCAGTAACCTGAAAATCATCTGCGACGCTGCTGCAAGCCAGGACCCAAATCTCCGTTTCCCACACCTGCCAACTGCTCTTGATTTTCTGATCTCTctctttttgtggtttttgccTTCTTAACTATTGAAAATGGTTGAAACTCTTGATTTCATTAAAGAGTTGTTTCTGGCTAGTTAAATTAGCATGAAAGGCTTCACGTTCTTTTGCACATTCAGCTGTTTCTGTGCCGCAGAAGGTGAGGCCGTTAAGGTGCAAGATGACACACGAAGGAACTCGGACATCCCCAGTCTTAAAACGATGGTTTCTGAACCTGAAATGTCTTGGTGAAGAGGAGAAAATTATGGAAAGGGTGTTTGCAGCTGCTGTAAAAGGAAAAGTGGTTATAAATAGGTCACGGATTCATAAACATTTATTATTGTTGCTACAACTTCCCTTAAAGAGTGTTTATTGCTTTCACAGTACTcggaaaaagaagataaatacgAAGAGGAAATCAAGATACTCTCTGACAAGCTTAAAGAAGTAAGTTTATCCATCCCCAAGCTGTACTTTGGCatcatttttttaatgccatcCAATTActcttatttaatttttgtttttaggCTGAAACTCGTGCTGAATTTGCAGAGAGAACAGTTGCCAAACTGGAAAAGTCCATTGATGACCTGGAAGGTATGGAATGACTTGCGTTTCATCTAAAAGGGGTCAATTTccaatcagaaaacaaaattctaGGAGCGGGTATTAGATTTATTGGGAAAGGCTGGCGTGTTGGTAGATGAGTGTGACGTGTCCCGTCCCGCGCGGCACCTCCTGGCTGGAGGAAGTTTTCCTGGAAGAGGTTCTTGTTGGGAAAGCTGGTAACAATGACCTGCTTTTGGCAGCTCCCAGATACAGGGACTCAAGGGCTCCTTCTATTAGTAAGATCACAGCCCCACTTAATCtgattactgaaaaataattctgtgagGTTAAAAGACAGGAACTAGATATGAAGCTTCTGGCCTGGCAGCTGTGTGGATTTTTGCCTTTCGTACCAATACTCAGTTACgcatctgttttcttcttttgttttccttcccaacTGCTTTGGCTGCTGCCTTCTGACTGTCTCCGTGTCTCCTCCTCTGCGCCTCTTCTCTGGactgtttctctgcatttcttgcTGAAACGTGCCCTGGTGACCGGCAGACGAGCTGTACGCTCAGAAGCTGAAGTACAAAGCGATCAGTGAGGAGCTTGACCATGCCCTCAATGACATGACCTCTTTGTGATCCgcgccgggggccggggctgctctGACTCGCTGCGTTTCTTACGCTTTTCTGGCCTGTAGCACCTCTCGCTCTGCAGCTGCCGCAAGCCATCCTTCCATCTCCTCTGTACGAGCTGAGCTCAATAAAAACAAGATACCTCCACCTTCCCGCTTGGGTTTATTTCCTTATAAATCACCTAAAATACACTAGTAATGACACTGAAAGCACAGTCAGCTCCTCGCGCTGGCAAACGCCTGAATTTTAGTGTTCCCAAGGCCGCGTGGGGCAGCGAAAAGCTGAGAGAGCGTTGGGCGCGCGGTCGTGGTGCTCCACCCACCTGCTTAAAAACTCTCAGGACACAGAAAACTCTGAAGGATGTGTCCGGTAAATCCCATTCAACCAAAACACAAGTCTGTCACATGGCATGTAAGATAGATCCAAAAATCTCTCTAAAGGGGAGCAATTACTGAAAAAATTGGCCCCGTTTTGTGGATGCAGTTACAGTGTTGTTTTGAATGTGAAGGTAAGTAATCATGGCTTTTATTTCAAGGCAAAAGGCTGTAAAATAACGTGGTTTAAGTcttggtgttttttcttctttctcactaGAAAAACTTGCTCAAGCAAAAGAGGAGAACTTGGGGCTGCATCAGACACTGGACCAGACACTAAACGAACTGAACTGTATATGAAATGGCAAAGAACTCCAACAGCCAACAGAAACGGAAACCTGTATCAGCATTTACCGtatccttcctctctctctctccttctctctctgtaacctggaaaaaaaaacgATTAAGTTATGACCAGCACAGACGTCCGCAGGGCTTCGGGCGGGAGGCGCAGGCGGTCCCACGCCCCCCGAGCCCGGCCGACGCTGCTGCAGCGGGCGGGCGAGCGcgagccggggcggcgggagctgcCCCCGAGCTTGCCTCCCGCCGGTCATCGGCGCGCGGCTGTAGCTTCTCCTCACGGTTGAGTAGTTGTTTTTCTATAACCCCGGTAGCGGCTGTCCCCGAGCTGTAGTGTCACCCTCCGCGGTGAGCCTCTTACTGACGTTTCATATTAAACAAGTTCTCACAGTACCGAGGTCTCCTCCCCGTCTTCTTGGAGCGCTTCTCCCCGGGTGACGTCACGGACCCGCCAACCTGCGGGCGGTTCGAGCCGTGACGTCACGGACCGGCCGGCCTGCGGGCGGTTCGAGCCGTGACGTCGCTCGTTAACCCCCGGCGTcgcctggcggcggcggcgctgcaCGCGCCATCCGCTCCGCCGCCGGAAGTGACGGTGGGCAGGGCGCCCGCCAATCGCGTCGCCGCTTACACGCCGGGCCGAGGCCGCCCGCCAATGGGGCGCCGGCTCCCAGCGCTTCCTGCCGGGCTCTGCCGTGACGCGCGCGGCGCTCAGCCAATAAGCGCGCGGAGGGCGGTGATGGGCGGCGCGCGCGGCCCGtgaggcggcgcggggggcgggcggggccggagGGGCGGCGCCCGCGAACATGGCGAAGACGTACGACTATCTCTTCAAGCTGCTGCTCATCGGCGACTCGGGCGTGGGGAAGACGTGCGCGCTCTTCCGCTTCTCCGAGGACGCCTTCAACGCCACCTTCATCTCCACCATCGGTGAGCGCCGGGCCCGGCCCTCTGCTCCCGCCTGGCccgggcggcggctccgggccTGGCAGCGGCCGGTTCCGCCCCCGGGGTCGGGTGAGGCggctgcgggggccggggccCGGCTGGCCGGGGGCGAACAGCCCCGCCCCGCGCCTCGG
The Strix uralensis isolate ZFMK-TIS-50842 chromosome 27, bStrUra1, whole genome shotgun sequence DNA segment above includes these coding regions:
- the TPM4 gene encoding tropomyosin alpha-4 chain isoform X4; translation: MAAPSSLEAVKRKIQCLQQQADEAEDRAQVLQRELDLERDLREKAEGEVAALNRRIQLVEEELDRAQERLATALQKLEEAEKAADESERGMKVIENRAMKDEEKMEIQEMQLKEAKHIAEEADRKYEEVARKLVILEGELERAEERAEVSEVKCSDLEEELKNVTNNLKSLEAQSEKYSEKEDKYEEEIKILSDKLKEAETRAEFAERTVAKLEKSIDDLEEKLAQAKEENLGLHQTLDQTLNELNCI
- the TPM4 gene encoding tropomyosin alpha-4 chain isoform X2; the protein is MEAIKKKMQMLKLDKENAIDRAEQAETDKKAAEDKCKQVEDELVALQKKLKGTEDELDKYSEALKDAQEKLEQAEKKATDAEGEVAALNRRIQLVEEELDRAQERLATALQKLEEAEKAADESERGMKVIENRAMKDEEKMEIQEMQLKEAKHIAEEADRKYEEVARKLVILEGELERAEERAEVSEVKCSDLEEELKNVTNNLKSLEAQSEKYSEKEDKYEEEIKILSDKLKEAETRAEFAERTVAKLEKSIDDLEEKLAQAKEENLGLHQTLDQTLNELNCI
- the TPM4 gene encoding tropomyosin alpha-4 chain isoform X3 — protein: MAAPSSLEAVKRKIQCLQQQADEAEDRAQVLQRELDLERDLREKAEGEVAALNRRIQLVEEELDRAQERLATALQKLEEAEKAADESERGMKVIENRAMKDEEKMEIQEMQLKEAKHIAEEADRKYEEVARKLVILEGELERAEERAEVSEVKCSDLEEELKNVTNNLKSLEAQSEKYSEKEDKYEEEIKILSDKLKEAETRAEFAERTVAKLEKSIDDLEDELYAQKLKYKAISEELDHALNDMTSL
- the TPM4 gene encoding tropomyosin alpha-4 chain isoform X1, whose amino-acid sequence is MEAIKKKMQMLKLDKENAIDRAEQAETDKKAAEDKCKQVEDELVALQKKLKGTEDELDKYSEALKDAQEKLEQAEKKATDAEGEVAALNRRIQLVEEELDRAQERLATALQKLEEAEKAADESERGMKVIENRAMKDEEKMEIQEMQLKEAKHIAEEADRKYEEVARKLVILEGELERAEERAEVSEVKCSDLEEELKNVTNNLKSLEAQSEKYSEKEDKYEEEIKILSDKLKEAETRAEFAERTVAKLEKSIDDLEDELYAQKLKYKAISEELDHALNDMTSL